One segment of Candidatus Acidiferrales bacterium DNA contains the following:
- a CDS encoding D-glycerate dehydrogenase: MKPKVFATHGLFPPARTLLEKNFDVDYWTREERPPRDELLRRVADKDALICLLTEKVNDELLDRAPKLRIAATVSVGYDNIDVPACTRRKIIATHTPGVLDDTTADFAFALLMAVARRVVEGDAWMRTGTWPGWNLDQLCGADIWGKTLGIIGFGRIGRAVAKRAQGFDMRIQYSDARRVAPEAERDLHAEFVSLDRLLAESDFISVHVPLLPETRHLINAQTLAKMKSGAYLINTSRGPVVDEAALAAALDAKTIRGAALDVFESEPKVLPALAGRKDIVLTPHIASASVETRTKMAVMAAENVIALFEGRRPANALNPEALAAAT, encoded by the coding sequence ATGAAACCAAAAGTCTTTGCGACTCACGGGCTGTTCCCTCCAGCACGCACGCTGCTGGAAAAGAATTTCGACGTGGATTACTGGACGCGCGAGGAACGCCCTCCTCGCGATGAACTCCTGCGCCGCGTGGCCGACAAAGACGCACTGATTTGCTTGCTGACGGAAAAAGTGAATGACGAATTGCTCGATCGCGCGCCGAAGCTGCGCATCGCTGCGACGGTTTCCGTCGGCTACGACAATATCGACGTGCCCGCCTGTACGCGGCGAAAAATTATCGCCACGCATACGCCCGGGGTCTTGGACGACACGACAGCAGACTTTGCATTCGCTCTGCTGATGGCCGTTGCGCGGCGCGTCGTTGAAGGCGATGCTTGGATGCGCACCGGTACCTGGCCGGGCTGGAATCTCGATCAACTGTGCGGCGCCGACATCTGGGGTAAGACCCTCGGCATCATCGGCTTTGGCCGCATTGGCAGGGCGGTAGCGAAGCGCGCGCAGGGATTCGACATGCGCATTCAGTATTCCGATGCAAGGCGCGTGGCCCCAGAAGCCGAGCGCGATTTGCACGCTGAGTTTGTTTCTCTGGATCGCTTGCTTGCGGAATCCGATTTTATCAGCGTGCACGTCCCGCTCCTGCCGGAGACGCGCCATCTCATCAACGCGCAGACGCTTGCAAAAATGAAGTCCGGCGCGTATCTCATCAATACATCGCGCGGACCCGTAGTGGACGAGGCCGCACTTGCGGCCGCGCTAGACGCAAAAACAATTCGCGGCGCGGCGCTGGATGTCTTTGAAAGCGAGCCGAAAGTACTGCCCGCGCTCGCGGGACGCAAAGATATTGTCCTCACTCCACATATCGCCAGCGCCTCCGTCGAGACGCGTACGAAAATGGCGGTGATGGCCGCGGAAAACGTGATCGCGCTTTTCGAGGGACGCCGTCCGGCAAACGCGCTGAACCCCGAAGCTCTTGCCGCAGCGACCTAG
- a CDS encoding FAD-linked oxidase C-terminal domain-containing protein, with product MDHHLLRELEHLLGRDGVLSRPEDMLLYEYDGSVEIARPQCVVFPTKTADVVRIVELANQYKTPIVGRGAGTGLSGGALAREGGIVVSFARMNRILEMDIENQRAVVQPGVVNADLSLAVAHAGLHFAPDPSSQRACTIGGNVSENAGGPHTLAYGVTTNHVLGLEMVLPTGELVRIGGKAADAPGYDLCGLFVGSEGTLALVTEITVRLTRLPETVKTLLAVYDRVDDATETVVEITARGITPAACEMLDGWTLRAVEAWVHAGFPLDSAAVLLIEVDGLREAAEEHSAQIAEVCKLHGAREVRVARDEKERDLLWKGRKNAFGAVGRLSPTYYVQDGVIPRTKLPETLREIGRIGKENGFEIGNIFHAGDGNLHPIILFDARDPKQFHRAVLTAEAIIRFCIEMGGTITGEHGVGMEKDRLMPFLFSETDMALMKRVRDEFNPAGLLNPGKIFPTGKGCGEVRARPQRHNAETDSAHTENHPA from the coding sequence ATGGACCACCATCTTCTCCGCGAACTCGAACACCTGCTTGGCCGTGACGGCGTCTTGAGCCGGCCGGAAGATATGCTTCTGTACGAGTACGACGGATCGGTCGAAATTGCACGGCCGCAATGCGTGGTATTTCCTACGAAGACAGCAGACGTTGTCCGCATCGTCGAACTCGCAAATCAGTACAAGACCCCGATTGTAGGACGCGGAGCCGGAACGGGGCTTTCCGGAGGTGCACTGGCGCGCGAAGGAGGAATTGTCGTTTCCTTTGCGCGCATGAACCGCATTCTCGAAATGGACATTGAGAATCAGCGCGCGGTGGTGCAGCCGGGGGTGGTGAACGCGGATCTGAGCCTTGCCGTTGCGCATGCAGGATTGCATTTTGCGCCGGACCCTTCGAGCCAGCGAGCGTGCACGATTGGCGGAAACGTCTCGGAAAATGCAGGCGGGCCGCACACGCTTGCTTATGGCGTGACGACGAACCATGTGCTGGGACTGGAGATGGTTCTGCCCACGGGCGAACTTGTGCGCATCGGAGGCAAGGCTGCCGATGCGCCGGGGTACGATTTATGCGGATTGTTTGTCGGTTCGGAAGGCACGCTCGCGCTGGTGACGGAAATCACCGTGCGGCTGACGCGACTGCCGGAAACGGTGAAAACTCTTCTCGCTGTATACGATCGCGTAGACGACGCCACTGAGACGGTCGTTGAGATCACTGCGCGAGGCATTACGCCTGCGGCATGCGAAATGCTCGACGGCTGGACGCTGCGCGCGGTGGAAGCCTGGGTGCATGCAGGCTTTCCGCTCGACAGCGCGGCGGTGCTCCTGATTGAAGTTGATGGCCTGCGCGAAGCTGCTGAGGAGCATTCTGCTCAGATTGCGGAGGTCTGCAAGCTTCATGGCGCTCGAGAAGTGCGCGTGGCGCGAGATGAGAAAGAACGAGACCTGCTGTGGAAAGGCCGGAAAAATGCGTTCGGCGCAGTGGGACGATTGTCGCCGACGTACTACGTGCAGGACGGAGTGATCCCGCGGACCAAGCTGCCGGAGACTTTGCGCGAAATCGGCCGCATCGGCAAAGAGAATGGATTTGAAATCGGCAATATCTTCCACGCCGGCGACGGCAATTTGCATCCCATCATTCTTTTTGATGCGCGCGACCCAAAACAGTTCCATCGCGCTGTCTTGACGGCCGAAGCGATTATTCGCTTCTGCATCGAAATGGGCGGAACTATTACGGGCGAACACGGAGTCGGTATGGAGAAGGACCGACTGATGCCTTTTCTCTTCAGCGAAACGGATATGGCGCTGATGAAGCGAGTTCGAGACGAATTCAATCCCGCCGGACTGCTCAATCCCGGCAAGATTTTTCCCACAGGCAAAGGATGCGGCGAAGTTCGTGCGCGGCCTCAGAGACACAATGCGGAAACCGATTCGGCGCACACGGAGAACCATCCCGCATGA
- a CDS encoding FAD-binding oxidoreductase has product MSSGAKIAAPRVAEIVGPANAVDGADKLAAYEVDGVRPGAAARPETAEEIAGLVKYAATEKLAVIPIGARTMLGIGMPPARYDLAIDMTRLDRVISYDPGDLTLSVEPGIPLAKLAATLAEHKQFLPLGVPFFDCATVGGTLASGVDSPLRHAYGTAREFVLGMEFVSGDGAVTKSGGRVVKNVSGYDLHKLMLGAIGSLGVITRVNFKTFPRPALARGFFAAFETMEKALELRERIMRSKLSLLTLDLGSPGTGELFSSATAAKVVPEVVTADLPAHGKWTISCGFWGSTDVLARYEGDLQQMAADSGAIRVDTIGEDEIPGQFGRKREFVAIVSALSPGAIVMKLSVRASQLQEAHAKARSIVGAAPVDHVTLTNGAGVIYFAMLPRRTGDATQACRQATGQIMKAITALGGYATIIRCPLELKREINVWGAPREDFPLMQRVKRAFDPHDIFAPGRFVGGL; this is encoded by the coding sequence ATGAGTTCCGGGGCAAAAATTGCGGCGCCGCGCGTAGCGGAGATTGTCGGCCCAGCGAACGCGGTGGATGGCGCGGACAAACTCGCCGCCTACGAAGTGGACGGCGTGCGGCCCGGCGCGGCGGCGCGGCCCGAAACAGCGGAGGAAATTGCGGGACTTGTGAAATATGCGGCGACGGAAAAACTCGCCGTCATTCCCATTGGTGCACGAACCATGCTTGGCATCGGCATGCCGCCGGCGCGGTACGATCTGGCGATTGACATGACGCGTCTGGACCGGGTGATTTCATACGATCCGGGCGATTTGACGCTCAGCGTCGAGCCAGGAATTCCTCTGGCGAAACTAGCCGCGACGCTTGCGGAGCACAAGCAATTTTTGCCGCTGGGTGTTCCTTTTTTCGATTGCGCAACCGTCGGTGGAACGCTGGCGAGCGGCGTGGATTCGCCGCTGCGGCATGCCTACGGAACAGCGCGAGAATTTGTTTTGGGGATGGAATTTGTCTCTGGCGACGGCGCAGTAACGAAAAGCGGCGGGCGCGTGGTGAAAAATGTGAGCGGTTACGATTTGCACAAGCTGATGCTCGGCGCGATTGGTTCGCTTGGCGTCATCACGCGAGTCAATTTCAAAACGTTTCCGCGGCCAGCCTTGGCGCGAGGTTTTTTTGCTGCGTTCGAAACGATGGAAAAAGCGCTCGAACTGCGAGAGCGCATCATGCGTTCGAAACTTTCGCTTTTGACTCTTGATCTTGGCAGTCCCGGCACAGGGGAATTGTTTTCGAGCGCCACGGCGGCGAAGGTTGTTCCCGAAGTGGTGACGGCGGATTTGCCGGCGCATGGCAAGTGGACGATTTCGTGCGGATTTTGGGGGAGCACGGATGTTCTGGCGCGTTATGAGGGCGATTTGCAGCAGATGGCCGCGGATAGCGGCGCGATTCGTGTCGATACGATCGGCGAAGATGAAATTCCCGGGCAGTTTGGGCGAAAGCGTGAATTTGTTGCGATTGTTTCCGCGCTCTCGCCCGGAGCCATCGTGATGAAGCTGAGCGTGCGAGCGTCGCAGCTTCAAGAAGCGCATGCCAAGGCGCGAAGCATCGTTGGGGCAGCGCCGGTGGATCATGTGACGCTGACGAATGGCGCGGGAGTGATTTATTTCGCGATGCTTCCGCGCCGCACTGGCGATGCGACACAGGCCTGCCGGCAAGCGACGGGGCAAATCATGAAGGCGATCACGGCGCTGGGCGGATATGCGACGATCATTCGATGCCCACTCGAACTGAAGCGCGAAATTAACGTCTGGGGCGCGCCGCGCGAGGACTTTCCGCTGATGCAGCGCGTGAAGCGAGCGTTCGACCCACACGATATTTTCGCGCCGGGCCGGTTTGTAGGAGGCCTCTGA
- a CDS encoding (Fe-S)-binding protein: MPGVPPLTHEEAQREFAETLSGFTAGDKPEYADYSRCIHCGLCLNACPTYRLWHNEADSPRGRIRQMALVDQGRLELNETFVTHIDHCLDCRACETACPSGVEYGKLVELARAQIARNFKRPRKSRWIRNFVYRRLLTDSRRIARMARLVRFYQRSGLEAVARGTGILRLAGMSKRAELMPRIDREFFFSRLGKTFPAQGERRARVAFFAGCLAQVTFTALNDATIRVLQANGCEVVVPADQFCCGALAAHAGERDVARELARKNMSAFLAEPFDAIVTNAAGCGSTLKEYAHLFETEREGGECAGDAERAAEFAHRVRDVTEFLCELGFCAPLREMKLRVTYQDSCHLLHGQKIREAPRKLIRAIPGVDLAEMPLAEQCCGSAGVYNVTETATSMELLEEKMRNAKSTEAPIIVTANPGCMLQLRAGAKLHATGQEVLHVVELLDRALNNS, from the coding sequence ATGCCTGGAGTGCCGCCACTGACTCACGAAGAAGCGCAGCGCGAATTCGCGGAGACGCTCAGCGGATTCACGGCGGGCGACAAGCCGGAATATGCGGATTACTCGCGCTGCATTCATTGCGGGCTGTGTCTCAATGCGTGTCCGACATACCGGTTGTGGCACAACGAAGCGGATTCGCCGCGCGGGCGGATTCGGCAGATGGCGCTGGTGGATCAAGGGCGGCTGGAGCTGAATGAAACTTTTGTCACGCACATTGACCATTGCCTGGATTGCCGCGCGTGCGAGACGGCATGCCCGTCGGGCGTTGAGTATGGAAAACTCGTCGAATTGGCGCGCGCGCAGATTGCCAGAAATTTCAAGCGGCCGCGGAAGTCGCGATGGATACGCAATTTTGTCTATCGCCGATTGCTGACGGATTCGCGGCGCATCGCGCGAATGGCGCGTTTGGTTCGCTTCTATCAACGGTCTGGGCTTGAGGCTGTTGCGCGCGGGACAGGCATTTTGCGCCTCGCCGGCATGAGCAAACGAGCGGAGCTAATGCCGCGGATTGACCGCGAGTTTTTCTTTTCGCGGCTGGGCAAGACATTCCCTGCGCAGGGAGAACGGCGCGCACGGGTGGCGTTTTTTGCGGGCTGCCTCGCGCAGGTGACGTTCACGGCGCTGAATGACGCGACGATTCGCGTTTTGCAAGCGAATGGCTGCGAGGTGGTGGTCCCGGCGGATCAATTCTGCTGCGGCGCGCTGGCGGCACATGCGGGCGAGCGGGATGTGGCTCGGGAACTGGCACGGAAAAACATGTCGGCGTTTTTGGCCGAACCGTTTGATGCCATCGTGACCAACGCGGCCGGGTGTGGATCGACGCTGAAAGAGTACGCGCATCTTTTCGAGACCGAGCGCGAAGGCGGCGAATGCGCGGGCGACGCCGAACGCGCGGCGGAATTTGCGCATCGTGTGCGCGACGTGACGGAATTTCTTTGCGAGCTCGGATTCTGCGCACCGCTGCGGGAGATGAAACTGCGAGTTACGTATCAGGACTCCTGCCATCTTCTTCACGGGCAGAAGATTCGCGAGGCGCCGCGCAAACTAATCCGCGCGATTCCGGGAGTGGATCTGGCGGAAATGCCGCTGGCGGAGCAATGCTGCGGCTCCGCGGGCGTTTATAACGTGACGGAGACAGCCACGTCGATGGAGCTGCTCGAAGAGAAAATGCGGAACGCGAAATCAACGGAAGCGCCGATTATCGTCACGGCGAATCCCGGATGCATGCTGCAATTGCGCGCGGGAGCGAAGTTGCACGCGACGGGGCAGGAAGTTTTACACGTCGTCGAGCTGCTGGACCGCGCGCTCAACAATTCTTAG
- a CDS encoding cupin domain-containing protein translates to MDEQALEEQLRSEGFRTTYIWQDAAGAYYPEHTHASETAHIILSGQMTLTMDGKSCTFSAGERCDVPAGRVHSAKIGSHGCRYLIGER, encoded by the coding sequence ATGGACGAACAGGCTCTCGAAGAACAACTCCGCAGTGAAGGCTTTCGCACAACTTACATCTGGCAAGACGCCGCCGGCGCGTATTACCCGGAGCACACCCACGCGTCCGAAACAGCTCACATCATCCTCAGCGGCCAAATGACCCTGACCATGGACGGCAAATCGTGCACATTTTCGGCCGGCGAACGTTGCGATGTTCCCGCCGGCAGAGTCCACTCTGCGAAAATCGGATCGCACGGCTGCCGGTATCTGATCGGCGAGCGTTAA
- a CDS encoding sigma-70 family RNA polymerase sigma factor, which translates to MADRAEPRDEDLLRQLAAGDEEAFRSFYHRHQRSVYRFVLHMTGQPEAAEEVVQEAFMTLIREAARFDPARGVPQAFLFGIARNHTRRLLEREGRYLPLADDVESQLGADHASLTYGLGENFSDSLVRAETLEQLRRAIVALPLHYREAVTVCDLQGHDYAGAAKILDCPIGTVRSRLARGREMLAARLRPVAAVKKSAGGKR; encoded by the coding sequence ATGGCGGACAGGGCTGAACCCCGAGACGAGGATCTGCTGCGTCAGTTGGCGGCGGGCGATGAGGAGGCATTTCGCTCCTTCTATCACCGCCATCAGCGCTCTGTTTATCGCTTTGTGCTGCACATGACCGGACAGCCAGAGGCAGCCGAAGAGGTCGTTCAAGAGGCATTCATGACCCTGATCCGAGAAGCCGCAAGATTCGATCCCGCGCGAGGCGTACCGCAGGCTTTCCTCTTTGGCATCGCGCGAAATCATACTCGGCGGCTTCTGGAACGAGAAGGACGGTATTTGCCTCTCGCCGATGACGTTGAATCGCAGTTGGGCGCGGATCATGCGTCGCTCACCTATGGGCTGGGTGAGAATTTTTCTGACAGCCTGGTCCGCGCTGAAACTTTGGAACAGCTGCGCCGTGCGATCGTTGCCCTGCCTCTGCACTACCGTGAGGCTGTGACCGTCTGCGATCTTCAGGGACACGACTACGCAGGCGCGGCGAAGATTTTGGATTGCCCAATTGGCACGGTGCGCTCGCGCCTTGCTCGCGGACGGGAAATGCTGGCGGCGCGTTTGCGGCCCGTCGCTGCGGTGAAAAAATCGGCCGGCGGCAAGCGATGA
- the acs gene encoding acetate--CoA ligase — translation MQEFDPHVLNEKPVAPPPEFQRRARIRSLEEYRKLYERAKNDPEGFWSEQAKMLDWFEAPKKILEWDLPHAKWFVGGKLNVSYNCLDRHLAKNSEKVALYWEGEDGKKVRLTYGEMHEHVCRFANALLSLGVKAGDCVAVYMPMIPELAITLLACARIGAVHSVIFGGFSATALIDRIGDAKSKILITADGGYRRGHIVPLKETADKAVGSCPTIEKVIVVKRTDEEVAWTKGRDLWWHEIEEKASPHCPATPFDSEQPLYILYTSGTTGKPKGVLHTTAGYLLGAMYTTQIVFDLRDDDVYWCTADVGWVTGHSYLVYGPLANCTTCVMYEGAPDFPEKDRFWKIIERYKVSIFYSSATAVRAFMAWGNDWITKHDLSSVRLLGTVGEPINPAAWKWYFDVIGQKRCPIVDTWWQTETGAIMISPLPGATPTKPGSATLPLPGVITRVVTMQGEPVGPGETGYLIIEKPWPSMLRTIFGDDERFKRDYWSRIPGVYFTGDAAQCDADGYIWVLGRVDDVIKVAGHRLSSMEIESVLVSHPSVAEAAVVARPDEIKGEAIVCFVTLRSGYTHSAALRSALIEHVAAAIGSIARPSEVRFADVLPKTRSGKIMRRLLRELAEKGGVSGDVTTLEDMSVIQELASAKALDEE, via the coding sequence GTGCAGGAATTTGATCCGCATGTGCTCAACGAAAAACCGGTCGCTCCTCCGCCCGAATTTCAGCGCCGCGCTCGAATCCGCTCTCTTGAGGAATACAGAAAACTCTATGAGCGCGCCAAGAACGACCCCGAAGGGTTCTGGAGCGAACAGGCGAAAATGCTGGACTGGTTCGAGGCGCCGAAGAAAATTTTGGAATGGGATCTACCGCATGCGAAATGGTTCGTGGGAGGGAAGCTCAACGTCTCGTATAACTGCCTGGACCGGCATTTGGCGAAAAACAGCGAGAAAGTCGCACTGTACTGGGAAGGGGAAGACGGCAAGAAAGTTCGATTGACCTATGGCGAGATGCACGAACACGTCTGCCGGTTTGCGAACGCGCTGCTGAGCCTGGGTGTGAAGGCGGGCGATTGCGTCGCCGTTTATATGCCCATGATTCCGGAATTGGCGATTACGCTGCTCGCCTGCGCGCGCATCGGAGCGGTTCATTCCGTCATTTTTGGGGGATTCAGCGCCACCGCGCTCATCGATCGCATCGGCGATGCGAAATCGAAGATTCTGATTACTGCGGATGGCGGGTATCGGCGCGGGCACATCGTACCGTTGAAGGAGACGGCGGACAAAGCCGTGGGAAGCTGCCCGACCATCGAAAAAGTGATTGTCGTGAAGCGCACGGACGAGGAGGTTGCATGGACAAAGGGACGCGATCTCTGGTGGCACGAAATCGAGGAGAAAGCTTCGCCGCATTGCCCCGCGACGCCGTTTGACTCGGAGCAACCGCTCTACATTCTTTACACCAGCGGAACGACCGGCAAACCGAAGGGCGTGTTGCACACGACTGCTGGATATTTACTTGGGGCAATGTACACGACGCAGATTGTTTTCGATCTGCGCGACGATGATGTGTACTGGTGCACTGCGGATGTCGGGTGGGTCACAGGGCACAGCTACCTGGTTTACGGGCCGCTGGCGAATTGCACGACGTGCGTGATGTACGAGGGAGCGCCGGATTTTCCGGAGAAGGACCGGTTTTGGAAGATTATCGAGCGCTACAAGGTTTCGATTTTTTACAGTTCTGCGACGGCCGTGCGGGCGTTTATGGCGTGGGGAAACGACTGGATTACGAAACATGATTTGTCGAGCGTGCGATTGCTCGGCACGGTGGGCGAGCCGATCAATCCGGCGGCGTGGAAGTGGTATTTCGATGTGATCGGGCAGAAACGCTGCCCCATCGTCGATACATGGTGGCAAACGGAAACGGGCGCGATCATGATTTCGCCGCTGCCGGGCGCGACGCCGACGAAACCCGGTTCGGCGACGCTGCCGCTTCCGGGAGTAATTACGCGCGTGGTGACGATGCAAGGCGAACCCGTTGGGCCGGGCGAGACAGGTTATCTCATCATCGAAAAGCCTTGGCCTTCGATGCTGCGTACAATTTTTGGCGACGATGAACGCTTCAAGCGCGACTACTGGAGCCGCATTCCTGGCGTTTATTTCACTGGCGACGCGGCGCAATGCGATGCCGACGGCTACATCTGGGTGCTCGGGAGAGTGGACGACGTCATCAAGGTCGCGGGGCATCGCTTGAGCTCGATGGAAATTGAGAGCGTGCTGGTGAGTCATCCGTCTGTGGCTGAAGCGGCGGTGGTCGCGCGTCCGGATGAAATCAAGGGCGAGGCGATTGTGTGTTTTGTCACGCTGCGGTCGGGCTACACTCACTCTGCGGCGTTGCGCAGCGCTCTGATCGAGCATGTGGCCGCAGCCATTGGCTCGATTGCGCGGCCGTCGGAAGTTCGTTTCGCCGATGTGCTGCCGAAGACGCGCAGCGGGAAGATCATGCGCCGCTTGCTGCGTGAACTGGCAGAGAAGGGCGGCGTCTCCGGGGACGTGACGACGCTCGAAGATATGAGCGTCATTCAAGAACTCGCCAGCGCGAAAGCCCTCGACGAGGAATAG
- a CDS encoding ABATE domain-containing protein: protein MRKREEAKKPATKDFQFIAGNLALDFVNTVADRLGTPRDYFVSVGEFNRWASMRGLLKDDESLPLTAQQFQTIHGIREDLYHLFCSLTGGARPAERLLQRLNVRFSKVVKKRRLVVAGREVSWQWDMKKSDPDRALGPILLSATELLTSGLWRKIRQCDDVHCGWLFVDRSRAGRRRWCSMADCGNRAKVHRFYRKRSSRRPEQRARA from the coding sequence ATGAGAAAGCGCGAAGAAGCCAAAAAGCCAGCGACCAAGGATTTTCAATTCATCGCGGGGAATCTGGCGCTCGACTTTGTGAACACGGTTGCAGACAGGTTAGGCACTCCGCGCGATTATTTCGTATCCGTGGGCGAATTCAATCGTTGGGCGTCCATGCGCGGGCTCTTGAAAGACGATGAATCCCTGCCATTGACTGCGCAGCAGTTCCAGACAATTCACGGAATACGCGAGGATCTCTATCACCTTTTTTGTTCGCTTACTGGCGGTGCGCGTCCCGCGGAGCGCCTGCTTCAAAGGCTGAACGTCAGGTTCAGCAAGGTTGTGAAGAAACGACGGCTGGTGGTCGCCGGACGCGAGGTTAGCTGGCAGTGGGATATGAAGAAGAGCGATCCGGACCGCGCGTTAGGGCCGATTCTCCTCAGCGCGACGGAGCTATTGACTTCGGGATTGTGGCGCAAGATTCGCCAATGTGACGACGTTCACTGCGGATGGCTTTTTGTCGATCGTTCGCGCGCGGGACGCAGGCGCTGGTGCAGCATGGCAGACTGCGGCAACCGAGCGAAAGTGCACAGATTTTATCGTAAGAGGTCGAGCAGGCGTCCGGAACAGCGCGCGAGAGCTTAA
- a CDS encoding GH1 family beta-glucosidase yields the protein MSASVGSAFALAGSCINIPESSAATKSRQTSAALVSSPQSSASAATSPFGENFLWGAAMSAYQTEGAPHEDGKGVSVWDVFSHTPGKIRDNQTGDLACDFYHRYAEDVGHMREMGLTAFRFSVSWPRIFPEGTGQPNPKGLDFYSRLVDALLAANIQPIVTLFHWDTPLALHRRGGWLHRDMPEWFGDYAATVTRALSDRATYWLTINEPRSFIGGAYVTGVQAPGEKLPRREYMRATHITFLAQGRAVQAIRANSKRPVQVGYLNDVSPSLPESETAPDVDAARASTFASPLDHFSGAHWWRENAWWFDPVFLGKYPEYALRALAADAPEIRAGDMETIRQPLDFLGANIYGGWLIRAATNGTAEAVPFPAGFPLTAFGWQVTPDAMYWAPKWLYERYKTPIFITENGCATRDWISLDGKVHDPQRIDFTARYLQQLARAARDGVPLLGYLHWSLLDNFEWQEGYTQRFGLTFVDYPTQKRILKDSARWYARVIASRGALLAAPEAT from the coding sequence ATGTCTGCATCTGTAGGCAGTGCGTTCGCGCTCGCTGGTTCCTGCATCAACATTCCCGAAAGCTCCGCGGCGACGAAAAGCCGACAAACGTCGGCGGCCCTCGTCTCTTCCCCACAATCTTCGGCAAGCGCTGCAACCTCGCCATTCGGCGAAAACTTCCTTTGGGGCGCGGCCATGTCCGCATATCAAACCGAAGGCGCACCGCACGAAGATGGCAAGGGCGTCTCCGTCTGGGACGTCTTTTCGCATACGCCCGGGAAGATTCGCGATAACCAGACCGGCGATCTCGCCTGCGATTTCTATCATCGCTACGCCGAAGATGTCGGCCACATGCGCGAAATGGGGCTAACCGCATTTCGTTTCAGCGTTTCCTGGCCGCGCATTTTCCCCGAGGGCACTGGCCAGCCCAACCCGAAGGGCCTCGATTTCTATAGTCGTCTGGTCGATGCCCTCCTCGCCGCGAACATCCAGCCGATTGTCACTCTATTCCACTGGGATACGCCTCTGGCTCTGCATCGCCGCGGCGGCTGGCTGCATCGCGACATGCCAGAGTGGTTCGGCGACTATGCCGCCACTGTAACCCGCGCACTTTCCGATCGCGCCACCTATTGGCTGACGATCAACGAGCCGCGCTCGTTTATTGGCGGCGCGTATGTCACTGGCGTGCAAGCTCCCGGCGAGAAATTGCCGCGCCGCGAATACATGCGTGCCACGCACATTACATTTCTAGCGCAAGGCCGCGCTGTCCAGGCCATTCGCGCGAATTCGAAGCGACCTGTTCAGGTCGGTTATCTCAACGACGTTTCTCCCTCTCTTCCCGAAAGCGAAACTGCGCCGGATGTGGACGCTGCGCGTGCCTCCACTTTTGCGAGCCCGCTCGACCATTTTTCAGGCGCGCATTGGTGGCGCGAAAATGCCTGGTGGTTCGATCCTGTTTTTCTCGGCAAGTACCCCGAGTACGCGCTCCGCGCGCTCGCTGCTGATGCACCGGAAATCAGAGCCGGCGACATGGAAACGATTCGCCAGCCGCTGGATTTTCTCGGCGCCAATATCTATGGCGGCTGGCTAATCCGCGCCGCAACGAACGGCACAGCGGAAGCAGTTCCCTTTCCTGCAGGGTTCCCGCTAACAGCGTTCGGCTGGCAAGTGACGCCCGATGCGATGTATTGGGCGCCCAAATGGCTTTACGAACGTTACAAGACCCCTATCTTTATTACGGAAAACGGCTGCGCGACGCGCGACTGGATTTCGCTCGATGGAAAAGTTCACGATCCCCAGAGAATCGATTTCACCGCGCGCTACTTGCAGCAACTCGCGCGCGCCGCGCGCGACGGCGTTCCTCTGCTCGGCTATTTGCATTGGTCGCTGCTCGATAATTTCGAATGGCAGGAAGGTTACACGCAGCGTTTTGGCTTGACCTTCGTGGACTATCCGACTCAGAAACGGATTTTGAAGGACTCCGCCCGGTGGTACGCTCGCGTGATTGCTTCCCGCGGCGCTCTCCTCGCCGCGCCGGAAGCAACTTAA